In a single window of the Pseudogemmatithrix spongiicola genome:
- a CDS encoding DsrE family protein translates to MPRAFRLGVLFVSVALASAPLAAQTGEALLREIGGTPTEMNPSFRAPANLTYRMAWHVTEAPAEPGGIAAGFRSPPNLLRQLETNGVPRSNIKMAVIVHGTATPSLLNNAAYKARTGADNGSIALLTALHEAGVQVIVCGHALVNRNVPRDQLLPFVQVATTATSAHVILSAQGYTIFTP, encoded by the coding sequence ATGCCTCGCGCCTTCCGTCTCGGCGTCCTGTTCGTGTCCGTCGCCCTCGCGTCCGCACCGCTTGCCGCGCAGACGGGCGAAGCCCTCCTGCGCGAGATCGGCGGCACGCCGACGGAGATGAACCCGTCGTTCCGCGCGCCAGCCAACCTGACCTACCGAATGGCCTGGCACGTCACGGAGGCGCCGGCCGAGCCTGGCGGCATCGCCGCGGGATTCCGCAGCCCGCCGAACCTGCTCCGCCAACTCGAGACCAACGGCGTCCCGCGCAGCAACATCAAGATGGCCGTCATCGTGCACGGCACCGCGACGCCCTCGCTGCTCAACAATGCGGCGTACAAGGCACGCACCGGCGCCGACAACGGCAGCATCGCGCTGCTCACGGCCCTCCACGAGGCCGGGGTGCAGGTCATTGTCTGCGGGCACGCACTGGTGAATCGCAATGTGCCCCGCGACCAGTTGCTGCCGTTCGTGCAGGTCGCGACCACGGCGACCAGCGCGCACGTGATCCTCTCCGCGCAGGGCTATACGATCTTCACGCCCTGA